The proteins below come from a single Halobacillus salinarum genomic window:
- the pseC gene encoding UDP-4-amino-4,6-dideoxy-N-acetyl-beta-L-altrosamine transaminase: MKSSDKLALFGGPAVRSTYIPYGRQWIDDTDIEAVIEVLKSDYLTTGPKIEQFEQAIAHFVGAKFAVAFSSGTAALHAACFAAGINEESQVITSPMTFAASANCVLYMGGTPVFADIDPHTYNISPASVREKLTSKTKAIIPVDFTGQPAAYKEIREIAKENNLVVIEDAAHAIGAKYKGAPVGSFNDMTMFSFHPVKHITTGEGGMITTNNESYYQKLVQFRSHGITRDSAKLSIKDEPYYYEMQHLGFNYRLTDLQAALGLSQLQKLDHFIKKRKHIVSLYNESFKDHPALIPPFQAKEAESSWHLYIIRLNLNRLTTSRKEIVAALHGENIGVNVHYIPVHQHPYYQNKGFRTGECPEAEKLYQEIISLPLFPKMTEQDAQDVIHAVKKVLAYYASAHS, from the coding sequence ATGAAAAGCAGCGACAAATTAGCGTTATTTGGCGGCCCGGCTGTTCGAAGTACTTATATACCTTATGGAAGACAATGGATTGACGACACGGATATTGAAGCTGTCATTGAAGTATTAAAGAGCGATTACCTTACGACGGGACCAAAAATCGAGCAATTTGAGCAAGCGATCGCCCATTTCGTGGGGGCGAAGTTCGCCGTAGCTTTCTCAAGCGGGACAGCCGCGTTACATGCGGCATGCTTTGCGGCCGGGATTAATGAGGAATCTCAAGTGATTACTTCTCCCATGACCTTTGCTGCCAGCGCCAATTGTGTACTTTATATGGGTGGAACTCCCGTGTTTGCGGACATTGACCCACATACGTATAACATTTCTCCAGCTTCTGTTAGAGAAAAATTGACCAGTAAGACAAAAGCCATCATTCCGGTTGATTTTACCGGTCAGCCAGCTGCCTATAAGGAAATCAGGGAGATTGCAAAAGAAAATAATCTAGTGGTTATCGAAGATGCTGCTCATGCAATCGGAGCAAAATACAAAGGCGCACCAGTGGGGTCTTTTAATGATATGACGATGTTCAGCTTTCATCCGGTTAAGCACATTACGACTGGTGAAGGCGGTATGATTACGACCAACAATGAGAGCTACTATCAAAAATTAGTGCAATTCCGGTCTCATGGAATTACTAGAGACTCAGCCAAGCTCTCGATAAAGGATGAACCTTATTACTATGAAATGCAGCATCTCGGATTCAATTACCGATTGACGGATTTACAGGCAGCTCTTGGGCTAAGTCAATTACAGAAGTTGGATCATTTTATTAAAAAGCGAAAACATATTGTTTCTTTATACAATGAATCATTTAAAGATCACCCTGCTCTTATTCCCCCCTTTCAAGCCAAAGAAGCAGAATCAAGCTGGCATTTGTATATCATCCGTTTGAACTTAAATAGACTCACAACAAGTCGAAAGGAAATTGTAGCAGCGCTTCACGGGGAAAATATTGGTGTAAATGTCCATTATATTCCTGTCCATCAGCATCCTTACTATCAAAATAAGGGCTTCCGAACCGGAGAATGTCCAGAGGCAGAAAAGTTGTACCAGGAGATTATTTCCCTCCCGCTGTTTCCGAAGATGACAGAGCAGGACGCGCAAGACGTCATCCATGCAGTGAAAAAAGTACTTGCTTATTATGCGTCAGCCCATAGTTAG
- the pseI gene encoding pseudaminic acid synthase, producing MDTIKVGDQYIGTAYPPFIVAEMSGNHNQSLERALQIVETAAKCGVHGLKVQTFTAETMTLDCPQEDFFIRDPKSLWNGESLYNLYQQSQLPWEWHQAIFDKCKELGIVGFSTPFDETAVDFLETLDVPCYKIASFENTDLPLLRKVARTGKPVILSTGMATLTELAESVQTLKAAGCDKLILLKCTSTYPATPENTNINTIPNLTQTFACQAGLSDHTLGTGVAVASVALGATFIEKHFTLSRKEESVDAAFSMEPDEMKNLVIDTHNAWQSLGSIVYGSTKREIPSEQFRRSIYVSKNVKAGTRLTKEHIKVIRPGYGLPSKYYELLLGKKTVVDLKKGTAMKWEYVLGS from the coding sequence ATGGACACTATAAAAGTGGGAGATCAGTATATTGGAACTGCTTATCCTCCCTTTATTGTGGCAGAGATGTCGGGAAATCATAATCAATCATTGGAAAGAGCTTTACAAATTGTAGAGACTGCAGCCAAATGCGGTGTACACGGCTTAAAAGTTCAAACCTTTACTGCCGAAACTATGACACTGGATTGTCCGCAGGAGGATTTTTTTATCCGCGATCCTAAGAGTTTGTGGAACGGGGAGTCCCTTTATAATCTGTATCAACAATCTCAGCTACCCTGGGAATGGCATCAGGCGATTTTTGATAAATGTAAGGAACTTGGAATAGTAGGTTTCAGTACTCCATTTGACGAGACAGCTGTCGACTTCTTGGAAACCTTGGACGTACCTTGCTATAAAATTGCTTCTTTTGAGAACACGGATCTTCCGCTATTGAGAAAAGTAGCGAGAACGGGGAAGCCTGTTATTCTTTCAACTGGGATGGCGACATTGACGGAGCTTGCAGAATCGGTTCAAACGTTAAAAGCAGCAGGATGCGACAAGTTGATCTTGTTGAAATGCACGAGCACGTATCCTGCTACGCCTGAAAATACCAATATTAATACAATCCCCAATTTAACACAAACCTTTGCCTGTCAGGCAGGTTTATCTGACCATACACTTGGAACCGGTGTCGCTGTAGCCAGCGTTGCCCTGGGAGCCACTTTTATCGAAAAACATTTTACTTTGTCGAGAAAAGAAGAAAGTGTAGATGCTGCTTTTTCAATGGAGCCGGATGAAATGAAAAACCTTGTCATCGATACTCATAACGCCTGGCAGTCCCTCGGGAGCATCGTATATGGTTCAACGAAGAGAGAAATACCATCAGAACAATTCAGAAGGTCAATTTATGTTTCTAAGAATGTCAAAGCAGGGACCAGGTTAACTAAAGAACACATAAAGGTCATACGTCCTGGATATGGGCTTCCGTCTAAATATTACGAGCTTCTTTTAGGTAAGAAAACCGTGGTGGACTTAAAAAAAGGGACGGCAATGAAATGGGAGTATGTGTTGGGGTCGTAG
- a CDS encoding aspartyl-phosphate phosphatase Spo0E family protein produces MTDTRTLENEVEEIRWKMYEAYQSSKNYEEILKVSQQLDHLLNEFTCPARENSQ; encoded by the coding sequence ATGACGGACACGCGCACGTTGGAAAACGAAGTGGAAGAAATACGCTGGAAGATGTATGAAGCTTATCAATCAAGCAAAAATTACGAAGAAATTTTAAAAGTATCCCAACAATTGGATCATCTACTAAATGAATTCACATGTCCAGCGAGGGAAAATTCACAATAA
- a CDS encoding capsular polysaccharide export protein, LipB/KpsS family, whose translation MDVYSKNKWSLEFDFMQAFSSMTYKGVPLVLLIRTYWFHRIEGVKEVLRNAKTLNSFQVKVLHRKQLQPEFEKIIRLGVKDKPYRKNNKGKIILYDELNLRFAPENYLQYFNSSTTEILRYEGNDESHQWLPIDYLTNYTIKTDILIKKFQTQARRIFSKYVSHPIFKLPSFQKHILDREIPEVMRYLTKIMVFLSKKPVSCIVIGGEGDYFSRTLAVAAKIKQIPTITLQHGMLSADRGWVPITSPIVGSYGNCERLFYQNAGIPANRIEIMGHPRYDGIFTNIPKKKAEVYKKLGLSVHKKTVLIATQYILDFNQLSALVKYLLEDNEIQIVIKPHPMELRTGKWKRYEGFKARYNTIRLIEDSSVLYDLMPNVDLVCVYYSTVGIEAMLYGTPVVYLNRNTFDGANYGFIRGLMQSDSLALSKIIFKLLRDEEYYQRIKLSIKKVIANIYPAQLSCAKLSELIYTMSGVRSYEIPKYLKNQTLIKGSDSSIFLMDEGFKREIPDPSLIQNLKINSTEVQQLPDKVMKKIPSGFVLYSVEQLGKLR comes from the coding sequence ATGGACGTATATAGTAAAAATAAATGGTCGCTAGAATTTGATTTTATGCAGGCCTTCAGCAGCATGACTTATAAAGGGGTACCGCTCGTACTCCTGATAAGAACCTACTGGTTTCATAGAATTGAAGGAGTTAAAGAAGTTTTAAGAAACGCTAAAACTTTGAATTCTTTTCAAGTAAAGGTGCTTCATCGAAAACAATTGCAGCCGGAATTTGAAAAGATTATAAGGTTAGGGGTGAAAGATAAACCCTATAGAAAGAACAACAAAGGAAAGATTATTTTATACGATGAGTTGAATTTGCGGTTTGCACCTGAAAATTACTTACAATATTTTAATTCCAGCACGACAGAAATTTTGAGGTATGAAGGTAATGATGAAAGCCATCAATGGCTGCCCATTGATTATTTAACGAACTATACGATTAAAACAGATATTTTAATTAAGAAATTCCAAACACAGGCGCGAAGAATTTTCTCGAAGTATGTTTCCCACCCGATCTTTAAGCTGCCGAGCTTCCAAAAACATATACTCGATAGAGAAATTCCTGAGGTAATGCGGTATTTAACTAAAATAATGGTTTTCCTCAGCAAAAAGCCGGTCAGCTGTATCGTGATAGGGGGAGAAGGAGATTATTTCAGCAGAACTCTAGCTGTTGCTGCTAAAATCAAACAGATTCCGACTATCACTTTACAACATGGTATGCTCTCAGCCGACCGGGGATGGGTGCCAATCACTTCCCCGATTGTAGGCAGCTATGGAAATTGTGAACGATTGTTTTATCAGAATGCCGGAATTCCAGCTAATCGGATCGAAATCATGGGACATCCAAGGTACGACGGGATTTTCACGAATATCCCAAAAAAGAAAGCCGAGGTCTATAAAAAGCTTGGCTTATCTGTGCACAAGAAAACCGTATTAATAGCCACACAGTACATCTTGGATTTCAATCAATTAAGTGCACTTGTCAAATATTTATTAGAAGACAATGAAATTCAAATTGTTATCAAACCGCACCCGATGGAGTTACGTACAGGTAAGTGGAAGCGATATGAAGGTTTTAAAGCAAGATATAATACGATTCGTTTAATCGAAGATAGCTCTGTCTTGTACGATCTAATGCCGAACGTCGACCTTGTATGCGTGTATTATTCAACGGTAGGAATTGAAGCGATGTTGTATGGGACTCCAGTCGTTTATCTAAATAGAAATACCTTTGATGGGGCTAATTATGGTTTTATCAGGGGACTGATGCAGTCGGATTCTTTAGCTTTATCCAAAATCATTTTTAAACTATTGAGGGACGAAGAATATTATCAAAGAATAAAACTGAGCATTAAAAAGGTGATCGCAAATATTTACCCCGCTCAGCTATCCTGTGCCAAGCTGTCTGAACTCATTTATACGATGTCTGGAGTAAGAAGCTATGAAATACCGAAGTATTTGAAAAATCAAACCTTAATAAAAGGATCTGATTCCAGTATCTTTCTGATGGATGAAGGATTTAAAAGAGAAATTCCGGACCCTTCCTTGATCCAGAATCTTAAGATTAACTCTACTGAAGTTCAACAGCTTCCAGATAAAGTCATGAAAAAAATTCCTTCAGGATTTGTTCTTTATTCTGTGGAGCAGTTAGGTAAACTGAGATAA
- a CDS encoding glycosyltransferase family protein, translating to MVRVVNTFEKNYWDLYFDFLDCFSSLLFDGYPIAMLSHFYGLMKDNRTITAKLQSSQLRKALQNDLDKEISFQHKYDKYLTKLPKRKPGSKNQNGKKVVLHDFRLRVPDHILQRNFNPAATLLLKRNTKNIKKNLVKHSIPLKGLDSYLPASQHSFKSYQMKAQHLFSSMGYHPVFSHKEFQNRFIIEIPSIGKYIQASRVFFESVPVSCLVIGDTNTPESRAMSLEAFRRGVPCICLQHGVIGGSFGFLPKTASIMAVHGPYELEWYRKKGVPESAVKITGHPRFDEITKRKMMTRRVFEKTYPFNQSRKVVLLPIHHEEIQFTRKLVEALVATGRLNIIMKTKVDTPETEKMFKDFPEIRKANKYNHLYDLIYHADAVICYKSTVALETLLFNKPLFIWEQPLLCSMDYFDPFSNFIENDPVRLTNKVTKYLYPAAKKDHEKLRELILPELYTDEKGIAGKRLAQLVRSISS from the coding sequence GTGGTGAGAGTAGTAAATACCTTTGAAAAGAATTACTGGGACCTTTATTTCGATTTTCTTGACTGCTTCTCTTCGCTCTTATTTGATGGGTATCCAATCGCCATGCTGAGCCATTTTTATGGATTAATGAAAGACAATCGAACGATTACAGCTAAACTGCAGAGCAGTCAGCTTCGAAAAGCGCTCCAAAATGATCTTGATAAAGAAATCAGCTTTCAACATAAGTATGACAAGTATTTAACCAAACTGCCGAAAAGAAAACCGGGTAGTAAAAACCAGAATGGAAAAAAAGTAGTTCTGCACGACTTTAGATTAAGAGTGCCCGACCATATCCTTCAAAGGAATTTTAACCCCGCAGCAACTCTTCTTCTTAAAAGAAATACGAAAAACATAAAAAAAAATCTTGTGAAACATTCCATACCACTTAAAGGATTGGACAGTTATCTTCCAGCTTCACAGCATTCATTTAAAAGTTATCAAATGAAAGCGCAACATCTATTCAGTTCAATGGGGTACCACCCTGTTTTTTCTCATAAAGAATTCCAAAACCGCTTTATTATTGAAATTCCATCGATTGGAAAATACATCCAAGCCTCGAGGGTGTTTTTTGAAAGCGTCCCGGTCTCGTGCTTAGTCATCGGGGATACAAATACACCTGAAAGCAGAGCTATGAGTTTGGAAGCATTCAGGAGAGGGGTCCCCTGTATCTGCTTGCAGCATGGTGTGATAGGAGGCAGTTTCGGTTTCCTGCCAAAAACAGCAAGCATTATGGCTGTTCATGGCCCTTATGAATTGGAATGGTATAGGAAAAAAGGAGTTCCTGAATCTGCGGTAAAAATCACCGGGCACCCACGCTTTGATGAGATTACAAAAAGAAAAATGATGACTAGACGTGTATTCGAAAAGACGTATCCATTCAATCAGTCTCGCAAAGTAGTCCTGCTGCCTATTCATCATGAGGAGATTCAATTTACGAGAAAGCTGGTGGAGGCATTAGTGGCTACTGGCAGGCTGAATATTATCATGAAAACGAAAGTTGACACTCCTGAAACGGAAAAAATGTTCAAAGATTTTCCTGAGATCCGGAAAGCAAATAAATATAATCACCTCTATGATTTAATTTACCATGCGGATGCGGTGATTTGTTACAAATCAACGGTCGCATTAGAGACTCTGTTGTTTAATAAACCATTATTTATTTGGGAGCAGCCACTATTGTGTTCCATGGATTATTTTGATCCTTTTTCGAATTTCATAGAAAATGATCCCGTTCGTTTAACGAATAAGGTTACTAAATACTTGTACCCTGCAGCAAAAAAAGATCACGAGAAGCTACGAGAACTGATTCTTCCAGAGCTTTACACGGATGAGAAAGGAATAGCAGGAAAAAGACTTGCGCAATTAGTTCGATCCATAAGTTCATAG
- a CDS encoding dTDP-glucose 4,6-dehydratase, translating into MNILVTGGAGFIGRWVVKRLLDDGHKVWVLDDFSNGSSENLREMSQHPSLMEVIKGDIKDVALLKSLFLKKFDICYHLAASINVQDSIDDPKTTFENDTIGTFNILEECKHHQVKVVFMSTCMVYAPASSATGITELDPIKPASPYAGAKIAAENMVLSYYYAYGLPTTVIRPFNTYGPYQKTGGEGGVVAIFIKNKLNQLPLQIYGDGKQTRDLLYVEDCARFIVVAGYEPVVNGEIVNAGLGRDVSINDLAQLIAQDSSQIQHVKHIHPQSEIAKLLCNYGKAKRLLEWEPLFSLEEGIKRTEQWIRNTGGS; encoded by the coding sequence TTGAATATATTAGTCACTGGCGGGGCAGGTTTTATTGGAAGGTGGGTCGTCAAACGGCTGCTTGATGACGGCCATAAAGTCTGGGTCCTGGATGATTTTTCAAATGGAAGTTCTGAAAACCTTAGAGAAATGAGCCAGCATCCATCATTAATGGAAGTCATTAAGGGAGATATAAAAGATGTGGCATTACTTAAAAGCCTCTTCTTAAAGAAGTTCGATATTTGCTATCATTTAGCGGCCAGTATTAATGTCCAGGACAGTATAGATGATCCGAAAACAACGTTTGAAAACGATACAATTGGAACATTTAATATTTTGGAAGAATGTAAGCATCATCAGGTGAAAGTCGTATTTATGAGTACATGTATGGTTTATGCACCTGCTTCCAGTGCAACTGGAATTACCGAATTAGATCCTATAAAACCTGCGTCTCCATATGCGGGCGCAAAGATTGCAGCTGAAAACATGGTTCTTTCTTATTACTATGCTTATGGTCTGCCGACTACTGTCATACGTCCATTTAATACGTATGGTCCTTATCAGAAAACCGGCGGCGAAGGCGGCGTTGTAGCCATTTTTATTAAAAATAAATTAAATCAGCTGCCGCTGCAAATTTATGGGGATGGAAAACAGACGCGGGACTTGCTCTATGTGGAGGATTGTGCACGATTTATAGTAGTAGCGGGCTATGAACCGGTAGTTAATGGAGAAATTGTCAATGCTGGCTTAGGGCGTGACGTTTCCATTAACGATCTGGCTCAGTTAATCGCCCAGGACAGCAGTCAAATACAGCATGTGAAACATATTCACCCTCAAAGTGAAATCGCAAAGCTGCTCTGTAATTATGGGAAAGCGAAAAGATTACTGGAGTGGGAGCCGCTTTTCAGTTTGGAGGAAGGCATTAAACGAACAGAACAATGGATTAGAAATACAGGGGGCAGCTAA
- a CDS encoding SDR family NAD(P)-dependent oxidoreductase encodes MFFKDKNVLVIGGTGTIGRSIVKSLVKQSPNMIKIFSRDEYKQYHFQNELGKLKNVKFLLGDIRNYQRVVEVMENVDYVFHLAAMKHVTSCEFNPYEAVLTNVHGTHNIVKAATAQGVKKVVFTSSDKAINPANSYGATKLIAERLMTSEGEGMSSSPVFASVRFGNVMGSRGSVIPLFKKQIVEDRKITVTDRTMTRFMMTLRQATDLTMKALEEAEGGEVFVLKMPVILLGDLSDILIEEISKQQGLDPSSIRVEEIGVRPGEKMYEELMTYEESLTALELTDMYVIGRHSGLNSAYAQVRKAVPGTYSSSNETPIKKQELYQLLKGEAFI; translated from the coding sequence ATGTTTTTTAAAGACAAAAATGTTTTAGTTATTGGAGGTACAGGGACTATTGGCAGAAGTATTGTCAAGTCATTGGTAAAGCAATCGCCGAACATGATCAAAATCTTCAGCCGGGATGAGTATAAACAATACCATTTTCAAAATGAACTTGGAAAACTAAAGAACGTGAAGTTTTTATTGGGAGATATTAGAAATTATCAGCGTGTAGTTGAAGTAATGGAAAACGTGGACTATGTTTTTCACCTTGCTGCCATGAAGCATGTGACTTCGTGTGAATTCAATCCATATGAAGCCGTACTTACGAATGTACACGGAACACATAATATTGTGAAAGCAGCCACTGCACAAGGTGTAAAAAAAGTGGTGTTTACGAGTTCTGACAAAGCTATTAACCCGGCTAATTCATATGGTGCTACTAAATTGATCGCTGAACGGTTGATGACTTCTGAAGGAGAGGGAATGAGCAGCAGTCCTGTTTTTGCAAGTGTACGATTTGGCAATGTCATGGGTTCTAGAGGCTCTGTCATTCCTCTCTTTAAGAAGCAAATTGTTGAAGACCGAAAAATCACGGTTACAGATCGTACGATGACGAGATTTATGATGACCCTTCGACAAGCCACAGATTTAACAATGAAGGCATTGGAAGAGGCTGAAGGTGGAGAAGTGTTTGTATTAAAAATGCCGGTCATTTTACTCGGAGATTTATCTGACATCTTGATTGAAGAAATCAGCAAACAGCAGGGCTTGGACCCAAGTTCCATTAGAGTGGAAGAAATAGGAGTACGTCCGGGAGAAAAAATGTATGAAGAGTTGATGACTTATGAAGAATCTCTTACTGCTCTTGAGTTAACTGATATGTACGTAATCGGCAGACATTCTGGGCTTAATTCAGCATATGCACAGGTGAGGAAAGCTGTGCCTGGGACGTATAGCTCCAGTAATGAAACTCCTATTAAGAAACAAGAACTGTATCAATTATTAAAAGGAGAAGCATTCATCTAA
- the pseG gene encoding UDP-2,4-diacetamido-2,4,6-trideoxy-beta-L-altropyranose hydrolase — protein sequence MNVFIRADASVEIGTGHIMRCLTLAEELREMGCIVSFICRKLPGNLITYVKKVKQFPIIELPLPSNTFSRSTSLNHAHWLGAHWKEDVSQTTAALAEKKADWMIIDHYGIDYHWEREIKSFVSRIMVIDDLADRAHICDVLLDQNLYKNPTERYNHLVPKETIQLLGPSYALLRAEFRDARKKLRKRSGKVNRILISFGGSDPTNETLKALEGFLQLQKPEIKVDVVVGETNRNRTIIETVCQEHPNITFHCQIDYMAQLMAEADLAIGALGSSTWERCYLELPSLVILAAENQYGLSEQLVEEGIIVNLGRAEDVKAGLIAMAVQEMMNDPESLRHMALNARNLFPEESTSALLSMFNRKGGS from the coding sequence ATGAATGTCTTCATAAGAGCGGATGCCTCAGTTGAGATTGGAACAGGTCATATCATGCGTTGTCTGACCCTTGCTGAAGAGTTAAGAGAAATGGGCTGCATCGTCTCATTTATTTGCCGCAAGCTTCCGGGAAATTTAATCACCTATGTGAAAAAAGTGAAGCAATTTCCCATTATTGAACTTCCACTCCCATCAAATACCTTTTCCCGCTCTACATCGCTAAATCATGCCCATTGGCTTGGAGCACACTGGAAAGAGGATGTTTCTCAGACCACCGCCGCTCTTGCTGAGAAAAAAGCGGACTGGATGATTATTGACCATTATGGTATTGATTATCATTGGGAAAGGGAAATTAAATCGTTTGTGAGTCGAATCATGGTGATTGATGACTTGGCTGATCGTGCTCATATTTGTGATGTCCTGCTCGACCAAAATTTATATAAAAATCCCACGGAACGCTATAACCATTTAGTGCCAAAAGAAACGATTCAACTATTGGGTCCCTCTTACGCCTTACTCCGTGCTGAATTCAGGGATGCACGAAAAAAACTCCGGAAAAGAAGCGGAAAAGTAAATAGAATATTAATTTCGTTCGGTGGAAGTGACCCGACGAATGAAACGTTAAAGGCATTGGAAGGATTCCTCCAATTACAGAAGCCGGAAATAAAAGTGGATGTCGTAGTAGGGGAAACGAATAGAAATAGAACGATAATCGAAACCGTTTGTCAGGAGCATCCGAATATAACTTTTCACTGTCAAATCGATTATATGGCTCAGTTAATGGCCGAAGCAGATCTAGCCATTGGGGCATTAGGAAGCTCCACATGGGAAAGGTGTTACTTAGAGCTTCCCTCTCTTGTTATTTTAGCTGCAGAGAACCAATATGGTCTGAGTGAGCAGCTTGTGGAAGAAGGCATCATCGTTAATTTAGGGCGTGCAGAGGATGTAAAAGCTGGATTAATCGCAATGGCGGTTCAGGAAATGATGAATGACCCTGAATCCCTTAGACACATGGCTTTAAATGCCCGAAACCTGTTTCCTGAAGAGAGTACTTCAGCGCTGTTAAGCATGTTCAACAGAAAAGGAGGCAGTTAG
- a CDS encoding surface carbohydrate biosynthesis protein, translated as MKTKEKWLYLPVEVQVRELESKLLLAYYALKRGYRVIIGDHNMVEEAASVYPEGIFFLKGYTHGYRQTVIQNISQFEHVIIELDEEGLLLHDPVKYLRDRMKLNMLHLVKKELCWGKYQKEVIAKAYPQCKEKLYITGNPRFDLLLPKFRDLHKDQTEKVKQQYGSFILINTRFAKYNTLAGFRSGKLDAHTQYIKDMFEEFLTMIKHLCSSCADINIVVRPHPSEDPQPYVRACKPYKNAYIRREGNIINWISAAEAMVHNGCTSSIEAFLLNKPVVTYIPFTNAEFDVDLPNDLGTKAARLEDLVNFLTNTRLLKDESEAALKRKTAVLDKFYKAEEGFSYESILHQLDNTIVAPQKRRKLKYSTLTLPKNKKANALFSGFTEKDIKEFFTKMDTVESTGSRFDINKIGHNVFEISSLNSR; from the coding sequence GTGAAAACGAAAGAAAAGTGGCTGTACTTACCCGTGGAAGTCCAGGTAAGGGAATTAGAATCGAAATTGCTGCTTGCTTATTATGCGTTAAAAAGAGGCTACCGCGTTATTATTGGAGATCACAATATGGTGGAAGAAGCCGCTTCCGTTTATCCTGAAGGGATATTTTTTTTAAAGGGATATACTCATGGATACCGACAAACGGTCATCCAAAACATTTCACAGTTCGAACATGTCATTATTGAACTTGATGAGGAAGGGTTACTTCTGCATGACCCTGTGAAATATCTGCGTGACAGGATGAAGTTAAACATGCTCCATTTAGTAAAGAAAGAATTATGCTGGGGAAAGTACCAGAAGGAAGTGATTGCTAAGGCGTATCCTCAATGTAAAGAGAAGTTGTATATTACGGGAAATCCAAGATTTGATCTTCTCCTGCCAAAATTCAGGGATCTGCATAAAGATCAAACGGAAAAAGTCAAACAACAATACGGATCTTTTATTCTTATCAATACAAGATTTGCTAAATATAATACGCTTGCAGGTTTTCGGAGTGGCAAGCTTGATGCACATACCCAATATATAAAAGATATGTTTGAAGAATTTTTAACAATGATCAAGCATCTCTGTTCTTCCTGTGCGGATATAAATATTGTAGTCCGTCCTCATCCAAGTGAAGACCCTCAGCCGTATGTTCGAGCGTGCAAACCATATAAGAACGCTTATATAAGAAGAGAAGGAAACATTATTAATTGGATTTCTGCAGCTGAGGCTATGGTTCACAATGGTTGTACTTCAAGTATAGAAGCGTTTCTTTTAAATAAACCTGTCGTTACTTATATCCCCTTCACAAATGCAGAATTTGATGTGGATCTTCCTAATGATTTGGGGACAAAAGCTGCCCGGTTAGAGGATTTGGTGAATTTTTTAACCAATACTCGATTGTTAAAGGACGAATCGGAAGCAGCCTTGAAAAGAAAAACTGCGGTGCTTGACAAATTTTATAAAGCAGAGGAGGGCTTTTCTTATGAAAGCATTCTCCACCAATTAGATAATACGATCGTAGCTCCGCAAAAACGCAGAAAGTTGAAATACTCAACACTTACGTTGCCTAAGAATAAAAAGGCGAATGCGCTCTTTTCAGGGTTTACTGAAAAAGATATAAAAGAATTCTTTACAAAGATGGATACTGTTGAATCAACGGGGAGCAGGTTTGATATCAATAAAATCGGTCACAATGTGTTTGAAATTTCTTCATTGAATAGCAGATAG